In Buchnera aphidicola (Macrosiphum gaurae), the following proteins share a genomic window:
- the trpCF gene encoding bifunctional indole-3-glycerol-phosphate synthase TrpC/phosphoribosylanthranilate isomerase TrpF has translation MKETMLKKIIRDKSSWIALRKIKQPLISFQNKINNNTRNFYNSLKVKKPCFILEYKKKSPSLGIIRNNFDLVEISNIYKKYASAVSVLTDEKYFHGNLKFINIVKKCLSQPILCKDFFIDPYQVYLARYYNADAILLMLSVLDDRKYKELSLVAKQLKMSILTEVNNIEELQRALKLNAHIIGINNRNLHDLSIDLNRTRILSALIKKDIIIISESGIKKYREIKELSNFVHGFLIGSHLMSKTNLEIGVRSTILGHNKICGLTRSVDVKISEKYGAIYGGLIFIKNSLRHITIKTAKKIIANSKLRFIGVFQNENINIISNIAETLSLYAIQLHGQENQKYINELRKILPQKIKIWKAFSIQSQLPNRNWNNINKYLFDSYSGGSNTSFNWSILHNHILDDVILAGGINCDNCILASQLNCSGLDFNSGIEISPGIKDHKKIKLIFKQLRYY, from the coding sequence ATGAAAGAAACAATGCTTAAAAAAATTATACGAGATAAAAGCAGTTGGATTGCATTAAGAAAAATAAAACAACCATTAATTAGTTTTCAAAATAAAATCAACAACAACACACGTAATTTTTATAACTCTTTAAAAGTAAAAAAACCATGTTTTATACTAGAATATAAAAAAAAATCTCCTTCCTTAGGAATTATTAGAAATAATTTTGATTTAGTTGAAATTTCTAATATTTATAAAAAATATGCTTCTGCTGTTTCAGTGCTTACAGATGAAAAATATTTTCATGGAAATTTAAAATTTATAAACATAGTAAAAAAATGTCTATCTCAACCTATTTTATGTAAAGATTTTTTTATTGATCCATATCAAGTATATTTAGCTAGATATTATAATGCAGATGCCATTTTATTAATGTTATCTGTTTTAGATGATAGAAAGTATAAGGAGTTATCTTTAGTAGCAAAGCAATTAAAAATGAGTATATTAACTGAAGTAAATAACATTGAAGAATTACAACGTGCTCTTAAATTAAATGCTCATATTATTGGTATTAATAATCGTAATTTGCATGATTTGTCTATTGATTTAAATCGTACTCGAATCCTATCTGCTTTAATTAAAAAAGACATTATCATCATTAGTGAATCAGGAATAAAAAAATATCGTGAAATAAAAGAACTAAGTAATTTTGTTCATGGTTTTTTAATTGGCTCTCATTTAATGTCTAAAACTAATTTAGAAATTGGTGTACGTTCTACAATATTGGGTCACAACAAAATTTGCGGATTAACTCGAAGTGTCGACGTAAAAATTTCTGAAAAATATGGAGCTATTTATGGTGGTCTGATTTTTATAAAAAATTCTCTTCGTCATATTACTATAAAAACCGCAAAAAAGATTATTGCGAACAGTAAACTAAGATTTATAGGAGTTTTTCAAAATGAGAACATAAACATTATTTCTAATATTGCTGAAACATTATCTCTTTATGCAATTCAATTGCATGGTCAAGAAAATCAAAAATATATTAATGAATTAAGAAAAATACTACCTCAAAAAATTAAAATTTGGAAGGCTTTTTCCATTCAATCACAATTACCGAATCGTAATTGGAATAATATAAATAAATATTTATTTGATTCTTATTCTGGAGGAAGCAATACGTCTTTTAATTGGTCAATTTTACACAATCATATTTTAGATGATGTGATTTTAGCTGGAGGAATTAATTGCGATAACTGTATTTTAGCTTCTCAATTAAATTGTTCAGGATTAGATTTTAATTCTGGTATAGAAATATCTCCTGGTATTAAAGATCATAAAAAAATAAAATTAATTTTCAAACAATTAAGATATTATTAA
- the trpD gene encoding anthranilate phosphoribosyltransferase, which produces MQNILNKIYNSKSLNKEESYELFTLISSGKITDIQLSSILTAIRIRGESIEEIKGAINAFLKKMKYFPKPDYIFSDIAGTGGDARNTINISTVSAFVAATCGFKIIKHCNQGVSSKSGSSDLLKKFNINLNASPERSRQTLDKLNICFLFSPQYHNGFKYSNHVRKILKTKTIFNLLGPFLNPALPPLTVIGVYNQKLISPVIEILKDLKYQRGIVLHSDNTDEVTLYGTTYVSELLNKEIISYQLQPENFGLKIHSKKILTINSLEENYRIISQIVKGKGNRLYEELIAVNVAILLKVFGHENLKENTELALNKIRSGDVYKHIQNVANMLKEDNHERNNA; this is translated from the coding sequence ATGCAAAATATTTTAAATAAAATTTATAATTCAAAATCTTTAAATAAAGAAGAAAGTTATGAATTATTCACATTAATTTCTTCTGGGAAAATAACAGATATACAATTATCATCTATATTAACAGCAATTCGTATACGAGGTGAATCAATAGAAGAAATAAAAGGCGCAATAAATGCATTTTTAAAAAAAATGAAATATTTTCCAAAACCTGATTATATTTTTTCTGATATTGCAGGAACAGGTGGAGATGCAAGAAATACTATAAATATATCAACTGTAAGTGCATTTGTCGCTGCAACATGTGGTTTTAAAATTATCAAACATTGCAATCAAGGAGTTTCTAGTAAATCAGGCTCTTCTGATCTTCTAAAAAAATTTAATATAAATTTAAATGCATCTCCAGAAAGATCTCGTCAAACTTTAGATAAACTAAACATTTGTTTTTTGTTCTCACCACAATATCACAATGGTTTTAAATATTCGAATCACGTACGTAAAATTCTTAAAACTAAAACTATTTTTAATTTATTAGGTCCTTTCCTTAATCCTGCATTACCTCCACTAACCGTTATTGGTGTTTACAATCAAAAATTAATAAGTCCTGTAATAGAAATTTTAAAAGATCTGAAATATCAAAGGGGTATAGTTTTACATAGTGATAATACTGATGAAGTGACTTTATATGGAACAACATACGTTTCTGAATTATTAAATAAAGAAATTATATCATATCAGTTACAACCAGAAAATTTTGGATTAAAAATTCATTCTAAAAAAATATTAACGATAAATTCTTTAGAAGAAAATTATCGTATCATTAGTCAAATAGTTAAAGGTAAAGGTAATAGATTGTATGAAGAATTAATAGCAGTAAATGTAGCAATATTATTAAAGGTATTTGGACACGAGAACTTAAAAGAGAATACTGAATTAGCATTAAATAAAATAAGAAGCGGAGATGTTTACAAACACATACAAAATGTTGCTAATATGTTAAAAGAAGATAATCATGAAAGAAACAATGCTTAA
- a CDS encoding DMT family transporter, which yields MNKIIIIILFSLVSLTWGTTWIAMKIATETIPPFFATGIRFLIASPLLIILAYYTKTPLLFPYGQRWFQFFISIFYFSIPFTLMLYGGIYVSSSIASIIFSNMPVAVLTVSFLYLKQKLFLTQKIGILISLITLLIVLLIELESQCFFQWKGILALLFALFSHAVVYAECQKKCCNVSVITFNALPSLISGILLSVISWFTEHPHIEMFSNKSILAVFYLGDFSGIFGILSYFYLQKKVSAFYASTVFLIFPVIAGFLENYIYKNTILLCEIWFIFPLIIGIFLTLIPINYLKK from the coding sequence ATGAATAAAATAATAATAATAATATTATTTTCTTTAGTTTCTCTTACTTGGGGAACTACCTGGATTGCAATGAAAATTGCAACAGAAACAATTCCGCCATTTTTTGCGACTGGCATACGTTTTTTAATTGCATCTCCTTTATTAATTATTCTTGCATATTATACGAAAACACCACTTTTATTTCCATATGGACAAAGATGGTTCCAATTTTTTATTTCAATTTTTTATTTTTCTATACCATTTACATTAATGTTATACGGAGGTATTTACGTAAGTTCTTCTATTGCTTCTATTATATTTTCGAATATGCCTGTAGCTGTATTAACAGTATCATTCTTATACTTGAAACAAAAACTATTTTTAACTCAAAAAATAGGAATATTAATTTCTTTAATTACATTATTAATAGTTTTACTGATAGAATTAGAATCACAATGTTTTTTTCAGTGGAAAGGAATATTAGCTTTACTCTTTGCCTTATTTAGTCATGCTGTTGTTTACGCTGAATGTCAAAAAAAATGCTGTAATGTATCTGTAATAACTTTTAACGCTTTGCCTTCACTAATATCTGGAATATTATTATCTGTGATATCTTGGTTTACAGAACATCCTCATATTGAAATGTTTTCTAATAAATCTATTTTAGCTGTATTTTATCTTGGAGATTTTTCTGGAATTTTTGGTATTTTATCTTATTTTTATTTGCAAAAAAAAGTCAGTGCCTTTTATGCTTCTACCGTTTTTTTAATCTTTCCAGTTATCGCTGGATTTTTAGAAAATTATATTTATAAAAATACCATTTTATTGTGTGAAATATGGTTTATTTTTCCATTAATTATAGGAATATTCTTAACTTTAATTCCAATTAATTATTTAAAAAAATAA
- the rluB gene encoding 23S rRNA pseudouridine(2605) synthase RluB has translation MTEKIQKILSHFGYGSRRKIEEMIKLGIIFINGKKAVIGQRVDNDNLEKITIEGEKISTKKTHFATKVIIYNKPEGEICTRNDNQKRPTVFDKLPYLNIHRWISVGRLDLNTRGLLLFTNNGNLANKLMHPSNKIEREYYIRVFGEINKNKMNILRNGVKIKNGYASFKSIHVINREYSKKNKWFKGVLCEGRNREIRFMWKKVQCQVSRLIRIRYGNIVLPKNLKLGHWTELNSTLVDNLSKLVSLKEY, from the coding sequence ATGACTGAAAAAATACAAAAAATATTATCTCATTTTGGATATGGATCACGTCGTAAAATTGAAGAAATGATTAAACTTGGAATCATATTTATTAATGGTAAAAAAGCAGTAATTGGTCAGCGTGTAGATAATGATAATCTTGAAAAGATTACAATTGAAGGAGAAAAAATATCTACAAAAAAAACACATTTTGCAACAAAGGTGATTATTTATAACAAACCGGAAGGTGAAATTTGTACTAGAAATGACAATCAAAAACGTCCAACTGTTTTTGATAAATTGCCGTATTTGAATATTCATAGATGGATTAGTGTCGGAAGATTAGATCTAAATACTAGAGGATTATTGTTATTTACAAATAATGGAAATTTAGCTAATAAACTTATGCATCCCAGTAATAAAATAGAAAGGGAATACTACATTCGAGTTTTTGGAGAAATTAATAAAAATAAAATGAATATTTTAAGAAATGGAGTTAAAATTAAAAATGGTTATGCTTCGTTTAAAAGCATACACGTTATTAATCGTGAATATTCAAAAAAAAATAAATGGTTTAAAGGTGTTTTATGCGAAGGAAGAAATCGTGAAATTAGATTTATGTGGAAAAAAGTTCAATGTCAAGTGAGTCGATTGATTAGAATACGTTATGGCAACATTGTTTTGCCTAAAAATCTAAAACTGGGACATTGGACTGAATTAAATTCTACATTAGTAGATAATTTATCTAAATTAGTTTCTTTAAAAGAATATTAA
- the sohB gene encoding protease SohB encodes MNLLVNYELFLAKIITFIIISISTLFLFYKTVKRKKNNQSKIKVTILENNYKNIKNKILLSTMQNFEKKIWFEKEKEKNKKKMLDNKGQYLQNKKKKLYILDFKGDVYANEVIGLREEVSAILLVANENDEVLLRLESSGGVIHGYGLAASQLNRLRQRGIRLIISIDKIAASGGYMMACVADYIVAAPFAIIGSIGVVAQMPNFNKLLKKYDIDIELHTAGDYKRTLTMFGNNTESTRNKFCEELNATHELFKNFIKEMRPSLDIESVSNGEHWFGTIALQKKLVDQISTSDDILMSKMEEYTLLSIKYTYNKKMLERFTSSITHNISKIILKIFFYKNYL; translated from the coding sequence GTGAATTTACTTGTAAATTATGAATTGTTCTTAGCAAAAATTATTACTTTTATTATAATTAGTATTTCTACACTATTTTTATTCTATAAAACAGTAAAAAGAAAAAAAAACAATCAAAGTAAAATAAAAGTTACTATACTAGAAAATAATTATAAAAATATAAAAAACAAAATATTATTATCTACAATGCAAAATTTTGAAAAAAAAATATGGTTTGAAAAAGAAAAAGAAAAAAATAAAAAAAAAATGTTAGACAATAAAGGTCAATATCTTCAAAATAAAAAGAAAAAATTATATATATTAGATTTTAAAGGAGATGTTTATGCTAATGAAGTAATTGGTTTACGAGAAGAAGTATCTGCCATCCTTTTAGTGGCAAATGAAAATGATGAAGTTTTATTACGTTTAGAGAGTTCTGGAGGTGTAATTCATGGATATGGATTAGCTGCTTCTCAATTAAATAGACTACGTCAAAGAGGAATACGTCTAATTATATCTATTGATAAAATTGCTGCAAGTGGAGGATACATGATGGCCTGTGTTGCTGATTATATTGTCGCAGCACCATTTGCTATAATAGGTTCAATTGGAGTAGTAGCCCAAATGCCTAACTTTAATAAATTATTAAAAAAATATGATATAGACATTGAACTTCATACTGCAGGTGATTATAAACGAACTCTGACAATGTTTGGAAATAATACTGAATCAACACGCAATAAATTCTGTGAAGAATTAAATGCAACACATGAACTTTTTAAAAACTTCATCAAAGAAATGAGACCATCTTTAGATATCGAAAGTGTATCTAATGGAGAACATTGGTTCGGAACAATTGCTTTACAAAAAAAATTAGTAGATCAAATTTCTACAAGCGATGATATATTGATGTCTAAAATGGAAGAATATACTTTATTAAGTATTAAATATACTTATAATAAAAAAATGCTAGAACGTTTTACTTCATCTATAACACATAATATTAGTAAAATAATACTGAAAATATTTTTTTATAAAAATTATTTATAG
- the topA gene encoding type I DNA topoisomerase — protein sequence MQKSLVIVESPAKAKTINQYLGCEYIVKSSIGHVRDLITRKSQHKEKNKKLSDNNIISTKANENTILIKQIGINPYKDWNAEYHILPGKEKIISDLKVIANQVDHIYLATDLDREGEAIAWHLREVIGGDYAKFSRVVFNEITRHSIKKAFEKAGHINMNRVYAQQARRFMDRIVGYMISPLLWKKISRGVSAGRVQSVAVRIISDREHIIKNFIPEEYWKINVSLFSEDKKKISMHVTHVHNKKFYPINRNEVNFAIEKMKKSLFIVKNYKEKIFYKTASPPFITSTLQQFSNLHLGFSVKKTMFLAQKLYEEGYITYMRTDSTYLSKHAIKKARTYIKNFYGNDYLPKEPNLYSNQKYSQEAHEAIRPSDIQVKNIKSNNLNSSAKKLYQLIWNQFIASQMTSVKYKSVTIIVMADMFTLQKNARIVLFDGWTKVLIEEKNINSEFPALHVGSLLLIEEIIPSQKFTKPLPRFTEASLVRELEKKGIGRPSTYAVITSKIQDRGYVKIKKNKFYAEKMGEILTVRLKKSFSDLIDYNFTANMEKTLDKIAQNKIKWKSVLDSFFKNFSKQLERAKKSPEEGGMELNRIVPTSIDCPVCGKEMGIKNATTGVFLSCLGYNNAESKNRCKKTINLISLDDFNKEENQKKISLKLIHRCKKCNMSMDSYFINQRLKLHICINNPTCIGYKIEEGVFESPLYLSETIQCEKCQNKMILKIGPFGKFFICIKKTCKNTRKILPNGEISDPKLEPIPFPQLLCKESDAWFVLREGISGIFFAANTFPKSRETRSPFVEELLRFQHLLPEKIHYLSSGPIIDENGNKTIVCFNRKTKKHYITSKKEGKFTGWSALFINKKWCVINK from the coding sequence ATGCAAAAATCTCTCGTGATAGTTGAATCTCCGGCAAAAGCAAAAACTATAAATCAATATTTAGGTTGTGAATACATAGTTAAGTCTAGTATAGGACATGTGCGAGATTTGATAACCCGTAAATCACAACATAAAGAGAAAAATAAAAAACTTTCTGATAATAATATTATTTCAACAAAAGCTAATGAAAATACGATCCTTATAAAACAAATAGGAATCAATCCTTATAAAGATTGGAATGCTGAATATCACATTTTACCTGGTAAAGAAAAAATTATTTCTGATTTAAAAGTTATTGCAAATCAAGTCGATCATATATATCTTGCTACAGATTTAGATAGAGAAGGAGAAGCAATAGCTTGGCATTTAAGGGAAGTTATTGGAGGAGATTATGCTAAATTCAGTCGTGTAGTATTTAATGAAATTACTAGACATTCAATAAAAAAAGCTTTTGAAAAAGCAGGTCATATAAATATGAATCGAGTGTATGCACAACAAGCACGTCGTTTTATGGATCGAATCGTAGGTTATATGATTTCCCCTTTATTATGGAAAAAAATTTCTAGAGGTGTATCTGCAGGACGAGTCCAATCTGTAGCAGTTCGTATAATATCAGATCGCGAACATATTATAAAAAATTTTATTCCAGAAGAATATTGGAAAATAAACGTATCTCTTTTTTCTGAAGATAAAAAAAAAATTAGTATGCATGTAACACATGTTCATAATAAAAAATTTTATCCGATAAATAGAAATGAAGTGAATTTTGCAATAGAAAAAATGAAAAAATCATTATTTATCGTTAAAAATTATAAAGAGAAAATTTTTTATAAAACTGCATCTCCTCCTTTTATAACCTCTACTTTACAACAATTTTCTAATCTTCATTTAGGATTTAGTGTAAAAAAAACAATGTTTTTAGCACAAAAATTATATGAAGAAGGTTATATAACTTACATGAGAACTGATTCTACTTATTTAAGTAAACATGCTATCAAAAAAGCTCGAACATACATAAAAAATTTTTATGGTAATGATTATTTGCCTAAAGAACCCAATTTATATTCTAATCAAAAATATTCTCAAGAAGCTCATGAAGCTATTCGACCATCTGATATCCAAGTAAAAAATATAAAATCAAACAATTTAAATTCAAGTGCCAAAAAATTATATCAGTTAATTTGGAATCAGTTTATAGCTTCTCAAATGACATCAGTTAAATATAAATCTGTTACTATAATAGTAATGGCTGACATGTTTACATTGCAAAAAAATGCACGAATAGTTTTATTTGATGGTTGGACAAAAGTTTTAATTGAAGAAAAAAATATTAATTCTGAATTTCCTGCATTACATGTAGGAAGTCTATTATTAATAGAGGAAATTATACCCAGTCAGAAATTTACTAAACCTCTGCCACGTTTTACTGAAGCATCTTTAGTGCGTGAATTAGAAAAAAAGGGTATTGGAAGACCTTCTACTTATGCTGTAATTACATCAAAAATACAAGATCGAGGATATGTTAAAATTAAAAAAAATAAATTTTATGCAGAAAAAATGGGAGAAATTCTTACTGTACGACTAAAAAAAAGTTTTAGTGATTTGATTGATTATAATTTTACTGCCAATATGGAAAAAACACTTGATAAAATTGCTCAAAATAAAATTAAATGGAAAAGTGTACTTGATTCTTTTTTTAAAAATTTTTCTAAACAGTTAGAAAGGGCTAAAAAAAGTCCAGAAGAAGGGGGAATGGAACTAAATAGAATTGTTCCAACCTCAATTGATTGTCCAGTTTGCGGAAAAGAAATGGGAATAAAAAATGCCACAACTGGTGTGTTTCTTAGCTGTTTAGGATATAATAATGCTGAATCTAAAAATCGTTGCAAAAAAACTATAAATCTAATTTCATTAGATGATTTTAATAAAGAAGAAAATCAAAAAAAAATATCTTTAAAATTAATTCATCGATGTAAAAAATGTAATATGTCTATGGATAGTTATTTCATTAATCAAAGACTAAAACTGCATATTTGTATTAATAATCCTACTTGCATTGGTTATAAAATTGAAGAAGGGGTTTTTGAAAGTCCTCTTTATTTATCTGAAACAATTCAATGTGAAAAATGTCAGAATAAAATGATTCTTAAAATAGGTCCATTTGGTAAATTTTTTATATGTATAAAAAAAACATGCAAAAATACAAGAAAAATTTTACCTAATGGTGAAATATCTGATCCAAAATTAGAACCCATTCCTTTTCCACAATTATTGTGTAAAGAATCTGACGCATGGTTTGTTTTACGGGAAGGAATTTCCGGTATTTTTTTTGCTGCAAATACTTTTCCTAAATCACGCGAAACTAGATCTCCATTTGTAGAAGAATTACTACGATTTCAACATTTATTACCAGAAAAAATACACTATTTATCTAGTGGTCCTATAATTGATGAAAATGGAAATAAAACTATTGTTTGTTTCAATAGAAAGACGAAAAAACATTATATTACTTCTAAAAAAGAAGGAAAATTCACAGGTTGGTCAGCTTTATTTATTAATAAAAAATGGTGTGTAATAAATAAATAA
- a CDS encoding inositol monophosphatase family protein, with product MHPMLNIAIRAVRKGGNIIIQNYDAHKFIKEDVDKNKIFIKNIIYKINRIISEIIYRSYPHHIILKKNENIILKQNEKNTIWIINELDGKNNFVKHFPHFCISIAVVVKSKTEISVIYDPIKNDLFTAVKGQGSQLNGYRTRCSKINTLNHTTVAVNLPNKIYSETLSYFEIYKKLILCGISFRCTGSTVLDAAYVAAGKIDCLFDFNLEPNNFVASKLQVRESGCLISNFTGGHEYNHCHSGNITSSPKFVRLITEKIRAYYLI from the coding sequence ATGCATCCAATGTTAAATATTGCTATTCGTGCAGTACGAAAAGGCGGAAATATTATTATTCAAAATTATGATGCACATAAATTTATTAAGGAAGATGTAGATAAAAATAAAATATTTATAAAAAATATAATATATAAAATTAATAGAATAATTAGTGAAATTATTTATAGATCTTATCCTCATCATATCATCTTAAAAAAAAATGAAAATATTATTTTAAAACAAAATGAAAAAAATACTATTTGGATTATCAACGAATTAGATGGAAAGAATAATTTTGTTAAACATTTTCCACATTTTTGTATTTCTATTGCTGTAGTTGTAAAAAGTAAGACTGAAATTTCTGTAATATATGACCCAATAAAAAATGATTTATTTACAGCAGTCAAAGGACAAGGTTCTCAATTAAATGGATACCGAACGAGATGCAGTAAAATTAATACTTTAAATCACACTACAGTTGCTGTTAATTTACCGAATAAAATTTACAGTGAAACACTATCTTATTTTGAAATATATAAAAAATTAATTTTATGTGGAATTTCTTTTAGATGTACTGGTTCTACTGTACTTGATGCTGCTTATGTTGCAGCAGGAAAAATAGATTGTTTATTTGATTTTAATTTAGAACCAAATAATTTTGTAGCAAGTAAACTACAAGTTCGAGAATCTGGTTGTTTAATTAGTAATTTTACAGGAGGTCATGAATATAATCATTGTCATTCTGGGAATATAACTAGCAGCCCCAAGTTTGTTAGATTAATTACCGAAAAAATACGTGCATATTATTTAATATAA
- the rlmN gene encoding 23S rRNA (adenine(2503)-C(2))-methyltransferase RlmN, translated as MNKNINIFTISASKINLLDFNRQDLRFFLASLGAKSFCAEQIMKWIYHHYCDDFYKMFNISMKIRNKLHEKSYISASEFIEEKISYDGTIKWITSINNQIIETVYIPEKKRSTLCISSQIGCALKCHFCATGKGGFQRNLKVSEIIAQIWQANKILKEKNITKNITNIVFMGMGEPLLNLNNVVSALKIILDEHGFGLSKRRITLSTSGIVPALDKLRNIVDVSLAISLHAPNDIIRNLIMPINKKYNIGSILNSALKYLKYSKANRGGVTIEYVMLDGINDSNEHAQQLATLLSQIPSKINLIPWNSFVGSSLICSNIHRINIFANILRKRGFTAIIRKNRGQDINAACGQLTGIIINPITK; from the coding sequence ATGAATAAGAATATTAATATATTTACAATTTCAGCATCTAAAATTAATTTATTGGATTTCAATCGTCAAGATTTAAGATTTTTTCTTGCTTCTTTAGGCGCAAAAAGTTTTTGTGCAGAACAAATTATGAAATGGATTTATCATCATTATTGTGATGATTTTTATAAAATGTTTAACATTAGTATGAAAATAAGAAATAAATTACATGAAAAATCTTATATTTCTGCATCAGAATTTATAGAAGAAAAAATTTCTTACGATGGTACGATAAAATGGATTACTTCTATTAACAACCAAATAATTGAAACAGTATACATTCCTGAAAAAAAACGTTCTACTCTTTGCATTTCTTCACAAATAGGATGCGCTTTGAAATGTCATTTTTGTGCTACCGGAAAAGGAGGTTTTCAAAGAAATTTAAAAGTTTCTGAAATTATTGCTCAAATTTGGCAGGCAAATAAAATATTAAAAGAAAAAAACATCACAAAAAATATTACTAATATAGTGTTCATGGGCATGGGTGAACCTTTATTAAATTTAAATAATGTTGTATCTGCATTAAAAATCATTCTCGATGAACATGGTTTTGGTTTGTCAAAACGTCGTATCACTTTATCTACCTCAGGAATAGTTCCAGCATTAGATAAATTAAGAAATATAGTTGATGTTTCTTTAGCGATTTCTTTACATGCTCCGAATGATATTATTAGAAATCTTATTATGCCAATTAATAAAAAATATAACATTGGTTCTATTTTAAATTCTGCACTAAAATATTTAAAATATTCAAAGGCTAATCGAGGCGGAGTAACAATAGAATATGTTATGCTAGATGGAATTAACGATTCTAATGAACATGCTCAGCAATTAGCTACTTTATTAAGCCAAATACCTAGTAAAATTAACTTAATTCCTTGGAATTCTTTTGTAGGTTCGTCTCTTATATGCAGTAACATTCATCGAATTAATATTTTTGCAAATATTCTTAGGAAAAGAGGATTTACTGCAATAATCAGAAAAAATAGAGGACAGGATATTAATGCTGCATGTGGTCAATTAACTGGTATTATAATAAATCCTATTACAAAATAA
- the ispG gene encoding flavodoxin-dependent (E)-4-hydroxy-3-methylbut-2-enyl-diphosphate synthase has product MNKSKTINRRKSDRIYVGKIPIGNNAPISVQSMTNTRTTNTLETINQILELQKVGVDIIRISIPTLKAAESFKEIKKQINIPLIADVHFDYRLALKAIEYGADCLRINPGNIGNIKRVSEVITYAKDKNIPIRIGVNAGSLEKDILKKYKTPTPEALVESAMRHIEYFDTLNFNQFKVSVKASNVFLAVESYRLLGKKITQPLHIGITEAGGLRNGTVKSSIGIALLLLEGIGDTIRISLAANPIEEVKVGYDILKVLNLRSRGVNFIACPTCSRQEFDVINTVNQLEKKLEDISIPIDVSIIGCIVNGIGEAKTANLGLTGHHKNSILYEDGIRQEKKIKNEEIIEKMEIKIRKKIKNIDKLNNLKK; this is encoded by the coding sequence ATGAATAAATCCAAAACTATTAACAGAAGAAAATCAGATCGTATTTATGTTGGTAAAATACCTATTGGAAATAACGCACCTATTTCAGTTCAATCAATGACTAATACTCGAACTACAAATACTCTTGAAACTATTAATCAAATTCTAGAATTGCAAAAAGTAGGAGTAGATATTATCCGTATTTCTATACCGACTTTAAAAGCTGCGGAATCATTTAAAGAAATTAAGAAACAAATAAACATTCCATTAATTGCAGATGTACATTTTGATTATAGATTAGCACTAAAAGCTATAGAATATGGAGCAGACTGTCTAAGAATTAATCCTGGAAATATTGGGAATATAAAACGAGTATCAGAAGTAATCACTTATGCAAAAGATAAAAATATACCAATTCGAATTGGTGTAAATGCTGGATCTTTAGAAAAAGATATATTAAAAAAATATAAAACACCTACTCCAGAAGCTTTAGTAGAATCTGCTATGAGACATATTGAATATTTTGATACTTTAAATTTCAATCAATTTAAAGTTAGCGTTAAAGCATCTAATGTATTTTTAGCAGTTGAATCATATCGATTATTAGGAAAAAAAATTACACAGCCTTTGCATATTGGAATAACAGAAGCAGGAGGTTTAAGAAATGGGACAGTAAAATCTTCTATAGGTATTGCTTTACTATTATTAGAAGGTATTGGAGATACAATACGGATTTCATTAGCCGCTAATCCTATTGAAGAAGTAAAAGTAGGTTATGATATTCTGAAAGTCTTAAATTTAAGGTCAAGAGGAGTGAATTTTATTGCATGTCCTACATGTTCCAGACAAGAATTTGATGTAATTAATACAGTAAATCAATTGGAAAAAAAATTAGAAGATATCTCAATTCCTATAGACGTATCAATTATCGGTTGTATTGTTAATGGTATAGGTGAAGCTAAAACAGCAAATTTAGGCTTAACAGGACATCATAAAAATAGTATATTGTATGAAGATGGAATAAGACAGGAAAAAAAAATAAAAAACGAAGAAATTATTGAAAAAATGGAAATTAAAATTCGAAAAAAAATAAAAAACATAGATAAATTAAATAATTTAAAAAAATAA